The following DNA comes from Cedecea neteri.
AAGCTGCGAAGGCAGTGAAAGCGGCAATCAGCATTGACGAAAAAGCACCGCAGGAAACACCAACGGTCTATCGCCGAATCACTGAATAACGGTATACTGATCTGATCCCTATTTTATAGAGCACAAGGTACGGAGAATAATATGAAACGTGCGTTTATTATGGTGCTGGACTCGTTCGGCATCGGTGCTACCGAAGACGCAGAGCGCTTCGGAGATGTCGGCTCTGATACCCTCGGTCACATCGCGGAGGCTTGCGCCAAAGGCGAAGCTGACAAAGGCCGTAAAGGCCCCCTGAACCTGCCTAACCTGACTAGTCTTGGGCTGGTCAAAGCTCATGAAGGCTCCACCGGCAAAGTGGCCGCAGGCATGGACGGTAACGCAGAAGTTATCGGCGCTTACGGCTGGGCACACGAGCTTTCTTCCGGCAAAGACACCCCGTCTGGCCACTGGGAAATCGCTGGCGTGCCGGTTCTGTTTGACTGGGGCTATTTCAGCGATCACGAAAACAGCTTCCCGCAGGAGCTGCTGGACAAACTGGTCAAGCGTGCCAATCTGCCGGGCTACCTCGGCAACTGCCACTCTTCCGGGACCGTGATCCTGGACCAGCTGGGCGAAGAGCACATGAAAACCGGGAAACCGATTTTCTACACCTCTGCTGACTCCGTGTTCCAGATTGCCTGCCACGAAGAAACCTACGGTCTGGATAAGCTTTATGAGCTGTGCGAAATCGCGCGTGAAGAGCTGACCGAAGGCGGCTACAACATTGGCCGCGTTATCGCGCGTCCGTTTGTTGGCGATAAAGCTGGCAACTTCCAGCGTACCGGTAACCGTCACGACTTAGCGGTCGAGCCACCTGCCGCCACCGTGCTGCAGAAGCTGGTTGATGAGAAAAACGGCCAGGTGGTTTCCGTGGGTAAAATTGCGGACATCTACGCCAACTGCGGTATCACTAAAAAAGTGAAGGCAACCGGTCTGGATGCGCTGTTCGACGCGACCATCAAAGAGATGAAAGAAGCCGGCGACGACACCATTGTGTTCACCAACTTCGTAGACTTTGACTCTTCCTGGGGCCACCGTCGCGACGTCGCTGGCTACGCGGGCGGCCTTGAGCTGTTCGACCGTCGCCTGCCGGAGCTGATGGCGCTGCTGAAAGAGGACGATATTCTGATCCTCACCGCGGATCACGGCTGTGACCCGACCTGGCAAGGCACCGACCATACTCGCGAGCACATTCCGGTGCTGATCTACGGCCCGAAAGTGAAAGCCGGTTCCCTCGGCCACCGCGAAACCTTCGCGGATATCGGCCAGACGGTAGCGAAGTACTTCGGTCTTTCCGACATGGACTACGGCAAAAACATGCTGTGATCCCTTTGGGCGGGCGGTTGCCCGCCTGATTGCTAACTTTTTAAATCAAGGAATACACAATGGCTACGCCACACATTAACGCAGAAATGGGCGATTTCGCTGACGTAGTACTGATGCCGGGTGACCCGCTGCGCGCCAAGCACATCGCGGAAACTTTCCTGGAAGACGTGCGTGAAGTGAACAACGTGCGCGGCATGCTCGGTTTCACCGGAACTTACAAAGGCCGTAAGATCTCCGTTATGGGTCACGGCATGGGTATCCCATCCTGCTCCATCTACGCGAAAGAGCTGATCACCGACTTCGGCGTGAAGAAAATCATTCGCGTGGGTTCCTGCGGTGCGGTTCGTGCGGACGTTAAGCTGCGCGACGTGGTTATCGGTATGGGCGCGTGTACTGACTCTAAAGTTAACCGCCTGCGCTTCAAGGATCACGACTTCGCGGCTATCGCGGACTTCGATATGGTTCGCAACGCGGTTGATGCGGCAAAAGCGCTGGGCGTTGACGCTCGCGTGGGCAACATCTTCTCTGCAGACCTGTTCTATACGCCAGATCCGTCCATGTTCGACGTGATGGAAAAATACGGCATTCTGGGTGTGGAAATGGAAGCTGCCGGGATCTACGGCGTAGCGGCTGAGTTCGGTGCGAAAGCGCTGACCATCTGCACCGTGTCTGACCACATCCGTACTCACGAGCAGACCACCGCCGCTGAGCGTCAGACCACCTTCAACGACATGATCAAAATTGCTCTGGAATCCGTCCTGCTGGGCGACAAAGAGTAAATTTTTGTTCTCGTTTAAAAGGCGCCTTAGGGCGCCTTTTTTATGCCAGATATCTATTCATATGAGCGAGAGACTTCGGTGGCTCGCTTAACGAACGGCCTGAGCAATCCAGGCGGAAAGTTCCCGGAGTTCGGCTTCCTGTTCAGGGAAGCTGTAAATCAGCGTTTCACACTCCTGCTGCAGCAGAATGCTGCGGTACAGGCAGCCTTTTAGTCGTGTAGCCAACGCTTCAAGCGGTGCCGGATTCAGGCTATCGGTGAAGACCTGCGCCCGGGTGATATGGCCTTTCTCGACGTCAAAATGCAGCTCAACGCCACCCCAGCTAAAGCGGTTGTCCAGCAGATGCGTAAAAGCTGGCGCCTGGCCAAAATTCCACTCCCAGCTGCTCTGGCGGGCAAAGGTTTCGGTAAAGCCTGGTAGATCGGGGAGCGCTTCCGGGGAGATATGCTCGGCTTCTACACGCTCGCCGTAGTGAGTGAAAAACGCTGCCGTAATCGCGTCGGCTATCTGCTCGTGGGTCAGTCCTGGCTTGATGTCGCTGAGGTTGGCGACCCGGCTTCTTACGGAGGTAATGCCTTTGGCCTGGAGCTTTTTCGGATCGGGATTAAGGTAGTTTGCCAGGCGGCTCAGATCGGCATTCAGCAGCAGGGTGCCGTGATGAAACCCGCGATCCAGGGTTTCCCGGTAGGCGGAACCGGAAATCTTGCGCGTACCTTCGGCGGTCTCGACCTCAAGATCGTTGCGCCCCGATGCGGTGGCTTTCAGGCCAAGGCTCGCCAGCGCGTTCAGTACGATAGCCGTGGAAATACTCTTGTCATATTCCGGCTTGCCGGCCATAAACGTGAAGCAGGTGTTACCGAGGTCGTGGAACACTGCGCCACCGCCGCTGCTACGCCTTGCCAGCCGAACGTTGTCCTGCTCCATGCGCCCGGTATTGCACTCTTTCCACGGGTTCTGGGCGCGGCCAATGACTACCGTGTCCGCATTACGCCATAGAAACAGAACCCGCTGGGTGGCGGGCATCTGCCGAAAAATAGTCTCTTCAACGGCGAGGTTAAACCACGGGTCGTAAGAGTCAGAGATAAGCAAACGCAAAGTCGACATAACAAAGATCCTTGTCCCAGAATAAAGGCGTTATCTTACCATGCAGATGGCGCGGCAAATTTACCGCGGGAGCTTTACTTCGTTTCGTCTTCTTCCGTGACCTTGGTATTGGCGGTCAGCAGGAACGGCGATTGCTGCCAGCGGGTACGTTTGCCGTGCAGCAGCGTGCGGGTCAGCACAATACCGATCGCGACTGCAAGCAGCAGCATCAGGCGCAGAATATTGGTGGTGTTGTCCACCTGCTTGGCTTCGGTGGCAAGGGTATGGGTGTCCAGGGTAATGCGCAGGTAGCCGATAGGCCCGCTTTTATCGGAGATAGGTTCGACAATTTGCTGGTTGAAGTAGCTGCCGGCTTTTTGGCCATCCAGCGCCAAACGGTCGCGAACCTCAATGTTTTCCCCCGCTCGCGCAATCTGGTCACCTTCGCTGTCGTACACGGCTGCGTCCAGAATACGGCTATCCTTAGTCAAAAGGTTAAGCACGGTGGAAATGCGCTTTTCATCCGGGTTCTCAGTTCTCATTACCGGTACCAGATTAAACGCGACCTGGCGGGAGAGGGTACGGGCCAGCTCCTCCAGTTGAACGTTTCGCGCCTGCTGGCTGCCCCGGCTGAACCAGGATGCGCCCTGCATTAGCGCTACCAAAAGTGCGAGGCAGAACAGCACAATCACTGCGCGGTGGAGCCGAAATTTAAATTTTACCCGAACCATGATGCACCTTTGGAAAATTGCGTACTTTAATGTTGCCAGAAGCAAGGCGGACAAGGTAGCCTCATGCGTTGTTTTTACCCGGATACCTTTCTGCCATTTCCCCTAATTTCGACAGCAAAAGGGTATGTTTACTTGATTCTGGAGCCGCAATGCCAAACAGTTTGACCTGGTGCGATTTGCCTAACGATGTTTCACTTTGGCCTGGGTTGCCGCTTTCCCTGAGCGGTGACGAAGTGATGCCGCTGGACTACCGCGCTGGCCGCAGTGGCTGGCTCCTGTACGGGCGTAATCTGGACAAACAATGCCTGACCAAATACCAGCGTAAGCTGGGTGCAGCGATGGTGATTGTGACCGCCTGGTGTGTGGAAGATTATCAGGTCATCCGTCTGGCTGGCTCTTTAACGCCGCGAGCCACCAAGCTTGCGCATGACGCCGGGCTGGACGTGGCACCTCTGGGTAAAATCCCACATTTAAAAACGCCGGGCCTGCTGGTCATGGACATGGACTCCACTGCTATTCAGATCGAGTGCATCGACGAGATTGCCAAGCTGGCGGGAACGGGGGAAATGGTGGCTGAAGTCACCGAGCGCGCAATGCGTGGCGAACTGGACTTTACCGCCAGTCTGCGCCAGCGCGTGGCAACCCTGAAGGGCGCGGACGCCAATATTTTGCGCCAGGTACGCGACGAGCTGCCGCTGATGCCGGGGCTAAAGTCTCTGGTACACAATCTCGATACGCTGGGCTGGAAAGTTGCAATTGCCTCT
Coding sequences within:
- the lplA gene encoding lipoate--protein ligase LplA, yielding MSTLRLLISDSYDPWFNLAVEETIFRQMPATQRVLFLWRNADTVVIGRAQNPWKECNTGRMEQDNVRLARRSSGGGAVFHDLGNTCFTFMAGKPEYDKSISTAIVLNALASLGLKATASGRNDLEVETAEGTRKISGSAYRETLDRGFHHGTLLLNADLSRLANYLNPDPKKLQAKGITSVRSRVANLSDIKPGLTHEQIADAITAAFFTHYGERVEAEHISPEALPDLPGFTETFARQSSWEWNFGQAPAFTHLLDNRFSWGGVELHFDVEKGHITRAQVFTDSLNPAPLEALATRLKGCLYRSILLQQECETLIYSFPEQEAELRELSAWIAQAVR
- the deoB gene encoding phosphopentomutase, whose product is MKRAFIMVLDSFGIGATEDAERFGDVGSDTLGHIAEACAKGEADKGRKGPLNLPNLTSLGLVKAHEGSTGKVAAGMDGNAEVIGAYGWAHELSSGKDTPSGHWEIAGVPVLFDWGYFSDHENSFPQELLDKLVKRANLPGYLGNCHSSGTVILDQLGEEHMKTGKPIFYTSADSVFQIACHEETYGLDKLYELCEIAREELTEGGYNIGRVIARPFVGDKAGNFQRTGNRHDLAVEPPAATVLQKLVDEKNGQVVSVGKIADIYANCGITKKVKATGLDALFDATIKEMKEAGDDTIVFTNFVDFDSSWGHRRDVAGYAGGLELFDRRLPELMALLKEDDILILTADHGCDPTWQGTDHTREHIPVLIYGPKVKAGSLGHRETFADIGQTVAKYFGLSDMDYGKNML
- the serB gene encoding phosphoserine phosphatase — protein: MPNSLTWCDLPNDVSLWPGLPLSLSGDEVMPLDYRAGRSGWLLYGRNLDKQCLTKYQRKLGAAMVIVTAWCVEDYQVIRLAGSLTPRATKLAHDAGLDVAPLGKIPHLKTPGLLVMDMDSTAIQIECIDEIAKLAGTGEMVAEVTERAMRGELDFTASLRQRVATLKGADANILRQVRDELPLMPGLKSLVHNLDTLGWKVAIASGGFTFFAEYLRDTLNLTAVVANELEICDGKLTGEVLGQIVDAKFKATTLKRLAEKYEIPAAQTVAIGDGANDLPMIHAAGLGIAYHAKPKVIEKSEVSIRHADLMGVFCILSGSLIQEER
- a CDS encoding YtjB family periplasmic protein; amino-acid sequence: MVRVKFKFRLHRAVIVLFCLALLVALMQGASWFSRGSQQARNVQLEELARTLSRQVAFNLVPVMRTENPDEKRISTVLNLLTKDSRILDAAVYDSEGDQIARAGENIEVRDRLALDGQKAGSYFNQQIVEPISDKSGPIGYLRITLDTHTLATEAKQVDNTTNILRLMLLLAVAIGIVLTRTLLHGKRTRWQQSPFLLTANTKVTEEDETK
- the deoD gene encoding purine-nucleoside phosphorylase: MATPHINAEMGDFADVVLMPGDPLRAKHIAETFLEDVREVNNVRGMLGFTGTYKGRKISVMGHGMGIPSCSIYAKELITDFGVKKIIRVGSCGAVRADVKLRDVVIGMGACTDSKVNRLRFKDHDFAAIADFDMVRNAVDAAKALGVDARVGNIFSADLFYTPDPSMFDVMEKYGILGVEMEAAGIYGVAAEFGAKALTICTVSDHIRTHEQTTAAERQTTFNDMIKIALESVLLGDKE